The DNA segment GACGAAGCTCGCCGCCTGGAAGGCTCCTATAAGGAACCGTGGATTCTGGGGACCGCCTGGGATGTTGTCGCTCGAGGCTACTTCGACGAGGATTCTTCGACGCGCGAGGCTTATGGTGAACTAGGTGTTTCGCGCGACATCGGCTTTGATTTTAATGTGGGCATTTTCCTGGGTGTCGGCAATAACCGCAAGACTTCGTCGCTAGAACTCTCCTATGTTTCTCTGGACCGATTTGTGTTGCCCCATTCAGGTACGCGCTTTAAGGGCTCGGTCGTCTGGAATATGGCCCGCCCGGATTCGCTTGACAATTTCTTGCGGGCGGGCGCGAAGCTTGTTCATTATATCCCGTTCTACGGAAATTGGATGACGCGCTTCAGCGGTGCCGTCGGTGGCATTTTCCCGACCGATGCGACTCTTGACCGACTGGATTACTTTGCGCTTGGCGGTATGGATAGCTTTAGGGGAATGGACGTGCGCTTTGTGCGTAGCCGTTCCTATGGGTATTCCGAAGTGGCGTTGCTGTGGCAGTATGGTTATGACCTCTCGATCGAGGCTTTCTATCAGCCGGGACTTTATCGCGCGCTTGCTCCTGGTCATGGCTGGAAACGCGAGCATGACTACGGTGTCGCCTTTACGCAATATCGCGGCAACTGGAGCGTAAATCTTTACTATGCGTTACGAAACGGCGAAAATTACTTGGACGGAATTATAGGCTTCGGTCTGAAAACGCTGTTCTAAATAAAAAAAGAACCCGCTCGGGTGAGCGGGTCGAAAATCGCTTGT comes from the Fibrobacter sp. UWH4 genome and includes:
- a CDS encoding BamA/TamA family outer membrane protein, whose product is MFFVVGASSASEECRVAAVRWSGVHEPYDESQMASVVGEPCENWTLARDQLLRYYENHGFLAAKLSGSIDSAGVLNLQMERGSAWVWAEPENLDSSGSSPEVFRRQTGIVTGNLVSKQDLERSDMKLARIGYYDRVAPVQMYRDPTRNRIIPVYRMQAAAVSEAYALLTYSSETDVWEGNVNVSLYNIRGTARDLFLLGFTSDEARRLEGSYKEPWILGTAWDVVARGYFDEDSSTREAYGELGVSRDIGFDFNVGIFLGVGNNRKTSSLELSYVSLDRFVLPHSGTRFKGSVVWNMARPDSLDNFLRAGAKLVHYIPFYGNWMTRFSGAVGGIFPTDATLDRLDYFALGGMDSFRGMDVRFVRSRSYGYSEVALLWQYGYDLSIEAFYQPGLYRALAPGHGWKREHDYGVAFTQYRGNWSVNLYYALRNGENYLDGIIGFGLKTLF